From Pogoniulus pusillus isolate bPogPus1 chromosome 17, bPogPus1.pri, whole genome shotgun sequence, the proteins below share one genomic window:
- the ST8SIA2 gene encoding alpha-2,8-sialyltransferase 8B isoform X3, whose product MPLPCRGWTLALLTLLVGFLIFADISEIEEENGAEVIINDSSSPAVVDRSNESIKHNIKPASSKWRHNQTLSLKIRKQILKFLDAEKDISVLKGTLKPGDIIHYVFDRDSTMNVSQNLYELLPRISPLKGKQFPSCAIVGNSGVLLSSGCGPEIDAHSFVIRCNLAPVQEYSQDVGMKTDLVTMNPSVIQRAFEDLVNETWREKLLQRLHSLNGSILWIPAFMAKGGKERVEWVNELILKHHINVRTAYPSLRLLHAVRGYWLTNKVHIKRPTTGLLMYTLATRFCNQIYLYGFWPFPLDQNQNPVKYHYYDSLKYGYTSQASPHTMPLEFKALKTLHQQGALKLTVGECDGAT is encoded by the exons AGCTGAAGTAATAATAAATGACTCTTCGTCTCCAGCTGTTGTTGACAGAAGTAATGAAAGCATTAAGCACAACATTAAACCAGCCTCATCCAAATGGAGACACAACCAGACACTCTCTTTGAAGATCAG AAAACAGATCTTGAAGTTCCTGGATGCAGAGAAGGACATTTCGGTGCTGAAGGGGACGCTGAAGCCAGGGGACATCATCCACTATGTTTTTGACAGGGACAGCACCATGAACGTCTCCCAGAACCTGTACGAGCTGCTCCCCCGCATCTCGCCCCTCAAGGGCAAGCAGTTCCCCTCCTGTGCCATTGTGGGCAACTCAGGGGTGCTGCTCAGCAGCGGCTGCGGCCCCGAGATCGACGCACACAGCTTCGTGATAAG GTGCAATCTGGCCCCTGTCCAGGAGTACTCACAGGACGTGGGCATGAAGACAGACCTGGTGACTATGAACCCCTCAGTCATCCAACGAGCCTTTGAGGACCTGGTAAACGAGACCTGgagagagaagctgctgcagcgCCTCCACAGCCTCAACGGCAGCATCCTCTGGATCCCAGCCTTCATGGCCAAGGGGGGCAAGGAGCGAGTGGAGTGGGTGAACGAGCtcatcctgaagcaccacatcaacGTCAGGACTGCCTACCCTTCGCTGCGCCTGCTGCACGCTGTCCGGGG GTACTGGCTAACAAACAAGGTGCACATCAAGCGCCCCACCACTGGCCTCCTCATGTACACCTTGGCCACTCGATTCTGCAACCAGATCTATCTCTATGGCTTCTGGCCCTTTCCCCTGGACCAGAACCAGAACCCAGTCAAGTACCACTACTACGACAGCCTGAAGTATGGCTACACCTCTCAAGCCAGCCCGCACACCATGCCCTTGGAGTTCAAAGCCTTAAAGACGCTGCACCAGCAGGGAGCCTTGAAGCTGACAGTGGGGGAGTGCGATGGGGCCACGTAG